In Quadrisphaera setariae, the DNA window GGGGGAGGGCGGCGTGCTGCCCGCTCCCGACGGCTACCTCGCGGCGGCGCGCCGCCTGGCCACCGAGGCGGGGGCGCTGCTCGTCCTCGACGAGGTGCAGACCGGCATCGCGCGCACCGGGGCCTGGTTCGCCCACCAGCTGCCCGGCCTCGGGCTGGAGCCGGGGACGCTGCCCGACGTCGTCACCCTCGCCAAGGCCCTCGGCGGGGGAGTGCCCGTCGGCGCCGCCGTCGCGGTGACCGACAGGGCCGGGAGCCTGCTCGGCGCCGGCCAGCACGGCACCACGTACGGCGGCAACCCCCTCGCCACGGCCGCGGGCCTGGCGGTGCTGCACGTCGTCGAGCGCGATGGGCTCGCCGCGCGCGCCCGCTCCATCGGTGCGCAGCTGCAGTCCGCCGTCGACGCCCTCGTCGCTGATGGCGCGCCCCTGCTGGCCGGCCTGCGCGGCGTCGGCGCGCTCCAGGCGCTCGTGCTCGACGCCCCGGCGTCGAAGGACGTGGCCGCCGCGGCGCTGGAGGCGGGGTTCATCGTCAACGCCGTCGCCCCCGACGCCGTCCGGGTCGCCCCGCCGCTCGTCCTCACCGACGCGCAGCTGGCCGAGTTCACCACCGCCCTGCCCGGCATCCTGCAGCGCGCGGCGGCCGCCCGGGCCGCGACCCAGGAGCCCACTCCGTCCGCCCCGACCGGGAGCCCCGAATGACCAGCCAGTTCCCGCAGCACTTCCTGCGCGACGACGACCTCACCCAGGCCCAGCAGGCCGACGTCCTGCGCCTCGCCATCGAGCTGAAGGCGGCGAGGGGAGCCGCCGATCCCGTCGCCAGGCACCCCCGCCGCCCGCTGGAGGGCCCCAGGACCGCGGCGCTGCTCTTCGACAAGCCGTCCACGCGCACGCGCCTGTCCTTCTCGGTCGGGGTGGCCGAGCTGGGCGGTTTCCCGCTCGTCATCGACGCCGCCACCAGCCAGCTGGGCCGCGGTGAGCCGGTGGCCGACACCGCCCGCGTGCTCTCCCGGCAGGTGGCGCTCATCACCTGGCGCACGTTCGCGCAGGCCGACCTGGAGGCGATGGCCGCCGCGAGCGACGTGCCGGTGGTCAACGCCC includes these proteins:
- a CDS encoding acetylornithine transaminase — its product is MTTSTQPTDLSKDLPPALAHPDGGSAAWLERHGRAVMGTYGTPLRTLVRGEGAQVWDADGRRYVDLLAGIATSVLGHAHPLLTAAVTSQMATLGHVSNFFATPAQVALAEQLLAITRAEPGGRVFFANSGAEANEAAFKIARRTGRPRIVAARGAFHGRTMGALAMTWNPSYREPFAPLPGGVEHVPFGDVDALAAALDEVDDDGGQRGQVAAVVLEPVQGEGGVLPAPDGYLAAARRLATEAGALLVLDEVQTGIARTGAWFAHQLPGLGLEPGTLPDVVTLAKALGGGVPVGAAVAVTDRAGSLLGAGQHGTTYGGNPLATAAGLAVLHVVERDGLAARARSIGAQLQSAVDALVADGAPLLAGLRGVGALQALVLDAPASKDVAAAALEAGFIVNAVAPDAVRVAPPLVLTDAQLAEFTTALPGILQRAAAARAATQEPTPSAPTGSPE